The Benincasa hispida cultivar B227 chromosome 11, ASM972705v1, whole genome shotgun sequence genome has a segment encoding these proteins:
- the LOC120090641 gene encoding uncharacterized protein LOC120090641, protein MWQKSVYDFSIDVSGDQFISGTLVDIVSSARLPGVVLGDINDIHSSSKDFDGCPSLTENEKFDDVLLEADLVEFSVTSNWFTWTSKLQGNGILCRLDRFLSNEAWKKAFPYLEAEGFIDTIRSMWRKSEDVSPMVSIVRNLKAVKRVFRASFGRRISMLADEVRATSKVMEATQAEVERDPASESVCAEETQATEVFWLVARLEEASLRQKAKFSWSEEGVEALGRPVSREEIQKALFSMKSGKAPEPDGTPLQFVSLVSACVTLPKFFVMINGSLEGFFPGRKGLRFHDRYEHLGLTHLVFADDLMIFCAAERDSLEFVRQVLVDFVRLFGLVINVGKSSIFVTGMESGEAEELAASMGFSLGSLLIRYLGLPLLAGWLRVVDCAPMIQRITTCIRSWAVRSLFFTGRLQLVRSVS, encoded by the exons ATGTGGCAGAAGAGTGTCTATGATTTTTCTATTGATGTTAGTGGGGATCAGTTCATATCTGGAACCTTAGTGGATATTGTATCTAGTGCTAGG CTTCCTGGAGTTGTTTTGGGGGATATTAATGATATCCATAGTAGTTCGAAGGATTTTGATGGTTGCCCTAGCTTGACGGAGAATGAGAAGTTTGATGATGTGTTACTGGAGGCGGATCTGGTTGAGTTCAGTGTGACAAGTAACTGGTTTACCTGGACTAGTAAACTTCAAGGGAATGGTATCTTGTGTCGGTTAGATCGATTCTTGTCTAATGAGGCGTGGAAGAAAGCTTTTCCATATTTGGAG GCAGAGGGTTTTATTGATACTATCAGGTCAATGTGGAGAAAGTCTGAGGATGTGTCTCCTATGGTTAGCATTGTACGAAATTTAAAGGCAGTGAAGCGGGTTTTTCGTGCATCATTTGGTAGGCGTATCTCTATGTTAGCTGATGAGGTGCGGGCGACTAGTAAGGTTATGGAGGCTACTCAAGCTGAGGTAGAAAGGGATCCTGCTTCAGAGTCGGTGTGTGCAGAGGAGACTCAAGCCACTGAGGTGTTTTGGTTAGTGGCGAGATTGGAGGAGGCGTCGCTTCGGCAGAAAGCCAAG TTCAGCTGGTCCGAGGAGGGGGTGGAGGCACTTGGTCGGCCAGTGAGTCGGGAGGAGATTCAAAAGGCTTTATTCTCAATGAAGTCTGGGAAGGCTCCTGAGCCTGATG GTACGCCCCTTCAGTTTGTTAGTTTGGTGAGTGCTTGTGTTACTTTACCTAAGTTCTTTGTGATGATTAATGGTTCCCTTGAAGGGTTTTTTCCTGGTAGAAAGGGGTTGAG gttccatgatcggTATGAGCATCTAGGCCTgactcatttggtttttgcagacgatttgatgattttctgtgcAGCTGAGAGAGATTCTTTGGAGTTTGTGAGGCAGGTCTTGGTAGATTTTGTAAGGCTGTTTGGGTTAGTTATAAATGTTGGGAAGAGTTCCATATTTGTTACGGGTATGGAGTCTGGGGAAGCGGAGGAACTAGCTGCGTCTATGGGTTTCTCTCTTGGTTCGCTGCTTATTAGGTATCTGGGTTTACCTTTATTGGCAGGTTGGTTGAGGGTTGTGGATTGTGCGCCTATGATACAGAGGATTACAACTTGTATTAGAAGCTGGGCAGTGCGGTCTCTCTTCTTTACTGGGAGGTTACAGCTTGTTAGGTCTGTTTCATAG